One Vicia villosa cultivar HV-30 ecotype Madison, WI unplaced genomic scaffold, Vvil1.0 ctg.000353F_1_1, whole genome shotgun sequence genomic window carries:
- the LOC131627255 gene encoding cysteine-rich receptor-like protein kinase 44: MPLLSFSFLCYVFFITISQARAGDRVSCDNDRGNYTTNSPYGNNLKTLLSSFTSHTEINYGFYNFSYGKDPDKAYAIGLCRGDIEPNQCLTDINNSFSYLKEQCPNQKEAIVWGAELTLWYSDRSIFGIVDTYTPIYLGFESERNSTDVDAYSDALSKLMRKLKDKAASGDTRSKYDADIGIDPVKNETIYGFVQCVPDLSSQQCDDCLEEAISEIPYCCNGKMGGNILKPSCRLRYEPYLFYNSTIVLDSLPTTNNASLGGHSKTRIIIVTVVPGVTVVLILIFICIYLRLRKPKQKFKAYIGKYDDRDEEEITNVESLRFNFNFILLATNGFSNSNKLGQGGFGVVYLGKLPNGHMIAVKRLSTNSAQGDEEFKNEVLLVAKLQHRNLVRLQGFTLEGRERLLIYEYVSNKSLDFFIFDSTRKTQLNWEKRYNIIKGIARGLLYLHEDSRLRIIHHDLKASNILLDDEMNPKISDFGLARLCIEDETQGCTNRIVGTYGYMAPEYVMYGEFSVKSDVFSFGVLVLEIISGHKNSASICHGENMEYLLSYAWRSWIEGNATNIIDPSLNNISQNEIMRCIHIGLLCIQENIVDRPTMATVAHMLNSYSLTLSIPSKPAYFMGSGPKRLQDMEPLVADAAATRFDESINQVSITEPYPR; encoded by the exons ATGCCTCTGCTTTCCTTTTCCTTTCTTTGTTATGTGTTTTTTATAACTATATCCCAAGCCAGAGCTGGAGATCGGGTATCATGTGATAACGACAGAGGCAACTACACAACCAACAGCCCCTACGGCAACAACCTTAAAACCCTTTTATCCAGTTTCACTTCTCATACAGAAATTAACTACGGTTTCTACAATTTCTCATATGGCAAAGATCCAGATAAAGCATACGCCATTGGATTGTGTCGTGGAGATATTGAGCCAAATCAGTGTCTTACAGACATAAATAATTCCTTTTCCTATCTCAAAGAACAGTGTCCAAATCAAAAGGAGGCAATTGTGTGGGGTGCTGAATTAACTTTGTGGTACTCAGATCGCTCAATATTTGGGATAGTAGATACTTACACTCCAATATATTTAGGCTTTGAATCTGAAAGGAATTCAACTGATGTGGATGCATACAGCGACGCACTGAGTAAGTTGATGAGAAAACTTAAAGACAAAGCTGCATCAGGTGACACCCGTAGTAAATATGACGCGGATATTGGGATTGATCCTGTGAAAAATGAAACTATATACGGTTTTGTGCAGTGTGTGCCTGATTTGTCATCGCAACAATGCGATGATTGCTTGGAAGaagcaatttcagaaattcctTATTGTTGTAATGGCAAAATGGGAGGAAATATTCTTAAACCAAGTTGTCGTCTAAGATATGAACCTTATCTCTTCTACAATTCAACCATTGTGTTAGACTCACTACCAACCACCAATAACGCTTCTTTAG GAGGACATAGTAAAACCCGAATCATCATCGTCACTGTAGTTCCGGGTGTTACCGTGGTTTTGATACTTATTTTTATTTGCATTTATTTAAGACTCAGAAAgccaaaacaaaaatttaaag CTTACATTGGAAAATATGATGATAGAGATGAAGAAGAAATCACCAATGTTGAGTCATTGAGATTTAACTTTAATTTCATACTACTTGCTACAAATGGCTTCTCTAATTCTAATAAACTTGGACAAGGTGGATTTGGAGTGGTTTATCTG GGAAAATTGCCAAATGGCCACATGATTGCAGTTAAAAGGTTGTCAACAAATTCTGCCCAAGGAGACGAAGAATTTAAAAATGAAGTACTATTAGTAGCGAAGCTTCAGCATCGAAACTTAGTTAGGTTACAGGGTTTTACATTAGAAGGAAGAGAAAGGCTACTAATTTATGAATATGTTTCAAATAAAAGTCTTGATTTCTTCATATTTG ATTCAACAAGGAAAACACAGTTGAATTGGGAAAAGCGCTACAATATCATAAAAGGTATTGCACGAGGTCTTCTTTATCTTCATGAAGATTCCCGCCTACGCATTATACATCATGATCTTAAAGCAAGCAATATTCTTTTAGACGACGAGATGAATCCTAAGATATCTGATTTTGGATTGGCAAGATTGTGTATTGAAGATGAAACTCAAGGATGTACGAATAGAATTGTTGGAACCTA TGGATATATGGCACCAGAGTATGTGATGTATGGAGAATTTTCAGTAAAATCAGATGTTTTTAGTTTTGGAGTATTAGTTCTTGAAATTATAAGTGGTCATAAAAATAGTGCAAGCATTTGTCACGGGGAGAATATGGAATATCTATTGAGCTAT GCATGGAGAAGCTGGATAGAGGGGAACGCAACTAATATTATAGATCCATCTTTAAACAACATTTCACAAAATGAAATAATGAGATGCATTCATATTGGTTTACTCTGTATTCAAGAAAATATAGTTGACAGACCAACCATGGCAACTGTTGCACACATGCTTAATAGTTATTCACTCACTCTCTCGATACCTTCCAAACCTGCATACTTTATGGGAAGTGGACCTAAAAGGCTACAAGATATGGAGCCACTGGTTGCTGATGCAGCTGCAACAAGATTTGATGAATCGATTAACCAAGTTTCAATTACTGAACCATACCCTCGATAG